A single genomic interval of Lathyrus oleraceus cultivar Zhongwan6 chromosome 7, CAAS_Psat_ZW6_1.0, whole genome shotgun sequence harbors:
- the LOC127106183 gene encoding auxin-responsive protein SAUR36, which yields MRFKLGKRVVRFTRCFFRRFRTRPVYVRLGSSPEKSNNNMKKLLTWGRKLTTKAKSLCTKKNSGYLPVGTDPVQGSGSTVPKGYLAVYVGQKDGEFRRVLVPVVYFNHPLFSELLKEAEKEYGFYHQGGITIPCRVNEFERVKTRIESGSGVRNFTRRRLR from the coding sequence ATGCGGTTCAAGTTAGGTAAGCGCGTGGTTCGCTTCACACGATGTTTCTTCCGGAGATTCCGGACCCGACCCGTTTACGTTCGACTCGGTTCCTCACCGGAGAAGAGTAACAACAACATGAAGAAGCTCCTAACATGGGGTCGGAAGTTAACCACAAAAGCGAAGTCTCTATGTACGAAGAAAAACTCCGGTTATTTACCGGTTGGGACCGACCCGGTTCAGGGAAGCGGGTCAACTGTTCCGAAGGGTTATTTAGCGGTTTACGTGGGTCAGAAAGACGGTGAGTTTCGTCGGGTTTTGGTGCCGGTGGTTTATTTCAACCACCCTTTGTTCAGTGAGTTGTTGAAAGAAGCTGAGAAGGAGTATGGGTTTTATCACCAAGGTGGGATAACGATTCCGTGCCGGGTCAACGAGTTTGAACGGGTTAAGACCCGAATAGAATCCGGGTCGGGTGTACGGAATTTTACTAGGAGGAGGCTTCGTTGA